In a genomic window of Flavobacterium sp. KACC 22761:
- a CDS encoding RagB/SusD family nutrient uptake outer membrane protein, whose protein sequence is MKNLSLLVLSFVLLVSTSACESELDVIPQGAPSSGNFWKTPADAKAGVNAIYALYSDDNMYGRGFFWLNNASDDIGTKPRQNAERIKNFIVDGAESDTKDIWRLHYEVMKRCNDVIRNIPNIPLDEKTKNGMLGEAYFNHAVMHLELAYRYGDDRAGIPIQDRANPSNVYVPRAKNVAENYAYIAADLIRAADLLPYFNELSSDNYGRAHKTAAWGYLVRTYLYAKDWDNAIKYANLIVNSGKHKLLDNFEDVFKIKNNWSTEYIWSVTSSADNTSLGSIFPGVCLEDKGWGAYNGWGNFYPTKELFDAYAPNDKRRSATILQKGDKFVYFGEEVTFNEGKYTVSSSNRTGYQFKKYMEPFSYPKTGSGAVDIRYVNANGDKPSTTLNVPLLRYADVILMLAEAKLMKGQNADTEINMIRRRAGLSDLSGATMTDLKRERRCELAGEWTDRHFDLVRWGDAKETYAKPLHHYNGTVIYPARNFNPAIHHVWPIPPDEIAVSKGSLTQNQGW, encoded by the coding sequence ATGAAAAATTTAAGTCTTTTAGTATTGAGTTTTGTGCTGTTGGTAAGCACTTCAGCTTGCGAAAGCGAACTTGATGTAATTCCGCAAGGAGCTCCTTCAAGCGGGAATTTCTGGAAAACTCCAGCAGATGCAAAAGCAGGAGTAAATGCGATATATGCCTTGTATTCTGATGATAATATGTACGGACGTGGTTTCTTTTGGCTAAACAATGCCAGCGATGACATTGGAACAAAACCAAGACAAAATGCAGAACGTATCAAAAACTTTATTGTTGACGGAGCAGAATCAGATACTAAAGATATTTGGAGACTGCACTACGAAGTCATGAAACGCTGTAATGATGTAATTCGCAATATTCCGAATATTCCATTGGATGAAAAAACAAAAAACGGAATGTTGGGAGAAGCATATTTTAATCATGCTGTAATGCATTTGGAATTAGCCTACCGTTATGGTGATGACCGCGCAGGAATTCCAATTCAGGACCGTGCAAATCCATCAAACGTTTATGTGCCACGTGCAAAAAACGTAGCTGAAAATTACGCTTATATTGCTGCCGATTTGATCAGAGCCGCCGATTTGCTTCCATACTTCAATGAATTATCATCTGACAATTACGGACGTGCTCATAAAACTGCAGCTTGGGGATATTTGGTTCGTACGTATTTGTATGCAAAAGATTGGGATAACGCGATTAAATACGCCAATTTGATTGTAAACAGTGGCAAGCATAAGTTGCTGGATAATTTTGAAGATGTTTTCAAAATCAAAAACAACTGGTCAACAGAATATATCTGGTCTGTAACATCAAGTGCTGATAATACTTCTTTAGGTTCTATTTTCCCAGGAGTATGTCTAGAAGATAAAGGATGGGGAGCTTATAACGGATGGGGAAATTTTTACCCAACAAAAGAATTGTTTGATGCTTATGCTCCAAATGATAAAAGACGTAGCGCTACCATTTTGCAAAAAGGAGACAAATTTGTTTATTTTGGCGAGGAAGTGACTTTTAATGAAGGAAAATATACTGTAAGTTCAAGCAACAGAACAGGATATCAGTTCAAAAAATACATGGAGCCTTTCAGTTATCCAAAAACGGGATCTGGCGCTGTAGATATTCGCTACGTAAATGCAAACGGAGATAAACCTTCAACAACTTTAAATGTACCTCTTTTACGTTATGCTGACGTGATTTTGATGTTGGCTGAAGCCAAATTAATGAAAGGTCAAAATGCCGATACCGAAATCAATATGATTCGTCGTCGTGCGGGACTTAGCGATCTTTCTGGAGCAACAATGACCGATTTGAAAAGAGAAAGAAGATGTGAACTTGCTGGAGAATGGACTGATCGTCATTTCGATTTAGTGCGCTGGGGCGATGCCAAGGAAACTTATGCAAAACCATTACACCATTATAACGGAACCGTAATTTATCCGGCGCGTAATTTCAATCCAGCGATTCACCACGTTTGGCCTATTCCACCAGATGAAATTGCGGTAAGCAAAGGATCATTGACTCAAAACCAAGGTTGGTAA
- a CDS encoding alkaline phosphatase encodes MKKIITLFCLQFFFFAQAQEYSSSNIHSHNDYESKLPFYGAYSNETGVIEADVFLVNNELFVAHTSKEIKTYNTLKSLYLEPLSSKLKTLEGKAYPSNKPLILMIDIKSDADATLKAIVQQLKTFPDIISNKNIKVVISGNRPLPSLWKDFPDFIYFDGRINEEYTPDQLARVEMISEDLKEITVWNGKGVLTQADSEKIQTIIKKVHSQNKKVRFWATQDNVNTYMTLMNLKVDFIGTDKVAELTQFINSIKTTFYQNTDFHQAYIPKNAFKSKRPKNVILLIGDGMGLTQIYAGYTANKGQLSLFNIPTQGLSITKSSDSYITDSAAGATAMATGHKTNNRFISVDELGKTLELITQQLAKKNYKTAIISAGNITDATPASFYAHQPERSYSEPIANDFLANPSDILIGGGQNEFKSRKDGKDLSKILVEKGYTFSDKFASLDTIKNSRFVVLEDQAVVSIKNGRGDFLTKSLAKATATFSKTKNPFFIMAEGAQIDYGGHQNNVEYVVREMLDFDKLVGQAMEFADKNPETLVIITADHETGGLSLIDGSIEKGYVHGSFSTNDHTAVPVPVFAYGPGADNFKGVYQNTAIYDKIMELISGK; translated from the coding sequence ATGAAAAAAATAATCACCCTTTTTTGCCTTCAGTTTTTCTTTTTTGCGCAAGCGCAGGAATACAGTTCTTCCAATATTCATTCTCATAACGATTATGAAAGCAAATTGCCCTTTTATGGCGCTTATTCAAATGAAACTGGCGTTATCGAAGCGGATGTTTTTTTAGTAAATAATGAACTTTTTGTGGCTCATACTTCAAAAGAAATCAAAACTTACAACACGCTTAAAAGTTTATATCTGGAACCACTTTCGTCCAAATTAAAAACATTAGAAGGAAAAGCCTATCCAAGCAACAAACCTTTAATTTTAATGATCGATATTAAGTCTGATGCTGATGCTACCTTGAAAGCAATTGTGCAGCAGTTAAAAACTTTTCCAGATATTATTTCGAATAAAAACATAAAAGTTGTCATTTCAGGAAATAGACCTCTGCCCTCTCTTTGGAAAGATTTTCCTGATTTTATTTATTTTGATGGAAGGATAAACGAAGAATACACGCCAGATCAATTAGCGCGTGTTGAAATGATCAGTGAAGATTTAAAAGAAATCACCGTTTGGAATGGAAAAGGAGTTTTGACTCAGGCTGATTCTGAAAAAATTCAGACAATTATAAAGAAAGTCCACAGTCAAAATAAAAAAGTGCGATTTTGGGCAACACAAGACAACGTCAACACTTACATGACTTTGATGAATTTAAAAGTCGATTTTATTGGAACTGACAAAGTAGCAGAATTGACTCAATTCATCAACAGCATCAAAACTACATTTTACCAAAATACAGATTTTCACCAAGCTTATATCCCAAAAAATGCATTCAAAAGCAAACGGCCAAAAAATGTTATTTTGCTGATTGGCGACGGAATGGGACTAACTCAAATTTATGCAGGTTATACGGCCAATAAAGGGCAATTAAGCCTTTTTAATATTCCAACTCAAGGACTTTCTATCACAAAATCTTCAGACAGTTACATTACCGATTCTGCTGCGGGCGCAACGGCAATGGCGACAGGACACAAAACCAATAATAGATTTATCAGTGTTGACGAGCTAGGAAAAACACTTGAATTAATCACACAACAATTGGCTAAGAAAAACTATAAAACGGCTATTATTTCTGCAGGAAATATTACAGATGCTACACCTGCGTCATTTTATGCACATCAGCCAGAAAGAAGTTACAGCGAACCTATAGCAAATGATTTTTTAGCAAACCCTTCGGATATTTTAATTGGAGGCGGACAAAATGAATTTAAATCTAGAAAAGACGGCAAAGATTTGTCTAAAATTTTGGTTGAAAAAGGATATACTTTTTCAGATAAATTCGCAAGTTTAGATACAATCAAAAACAGCCGGTTTGTTGTTTTAGAAGATCAGGCAGTAGTTTCAATCAAAAACGGAAGAGGAGATTTTCTAACTAAATCTTTAGCGAAAGCAACTGCTACTTTTTCAAAAACAAAGAATCCGTTTTTCATCATGGCCGAAGGCGCGCAAATTGATTATGGCGGACATCAGAATAATGTAGAATATGTTGTACGAGAAATGTTGGATTTTGATAAATTAGTAGGACAGGCAATGGAATTTGCAGACAAAAATCCTGAAACTTTAGTAATCATAACAGCAGATCATGAAACTGGCGGTTTATCTTTAATCGACGGAAGTATTGAAAAAGGTTATGTTCATGGAAGTTTCAGCACAAATGATCATACAGCAGTTCCGGTTCCAGTTTTTGCTTATGGCCCTGGAGCTGATAATTTTAAAGGCGTTTATCAAAATACGGCTATTTATGATAAAATCATGGAATTGATTTCTGGGAAATAA
- a CDS encoding LacI family DNA-binding transcriptional regulator, producing MKSKTVSIKNIADELKISITTVSFVLNGKAVEKHISKEVTQKVLDYAKRINYRPNLIAQSLRTGKSKILVFMVEDISNSFFSKLARIFEDMIYEKGYKVIFCSNENNDERSKELIELFHFRQADGFIIVPSPGIKDTIEGLINSNIPVVLMDRFFDDLHCNYVGIDNERASNEAVTHLIDNQFKNIGFITTTSNQSQLRDRLQGYEKTIEKHGLQPVILRIPENKLTEGKEYIKDFFNKNTNLDSVFFSTNYLAQQGLEIFKDNDYNLLKKLGVISFDDHDMFRLCPTSITCVSQPLTEISAKLIERMILLLDSKEENKSFKKDVLKAELIVRESSLAKKCIENQIV from the coding sequence ATGAAAAGTAAAACCGTTTCTATAAAAAATATTGCCGACGAATTGAAGATTTCAATTACGACGGTTTCTTTTGTATTGAACGGTAAAGCGGTCGAAAAGCATATTTCAAAAGAAGTGACGCAGAAAGTGCTGGATTATGCAAAACGAATAAATTATAGACCAAATTTAATTGCACAAAGTCTGAGAACAGGAAAATCAAAGATTCTGGTTTTTATGGTTGAAGATATTTCGAATAGCTTTTTCTCGAAATTGGCAAGAATTTTTGAAGACATGATTTATGAAAAAGGCTATAAAGTTATATTTTGCAGTAATGAAAATAATGATGAGAGATCAAAAGAACTCATAGAATTGTTTCATTTCCGCCAAGCAGATGGATTTATAATTGTTCCTTCCCCAGGAATAAAAGATACAATTGAAGGTCTGATAAATAGTAATATTCCAGTTGTTTTGATGGACCGATTTTTTGATGATCTACATTGCAACTATGTCGGAATTGATAATGAGAGAGCTTCAAATGAAGCTGTCACGCATTTAATTGATAATCAGTTTAAGAATATTGGTTTTATCACCACAACATCGAATCAATCTCAATTAAGAGATCGTTTGCAGGGGTATGAAAAAACAATTGAAAAACACGGATTGCAACCTGTAATCCTGCGAATTCCTGAAAACAAATTGACAGAAGGGAAAGAATACATCAAAGATTTTTTTAATAAAAATACCAATCTAGATTCTGTTTTTTTCTCCACCAATTATTTGGCTCAACAAGGATTAGAGATTTTTAAGGATAATGATTATAATTTATTAAAAAAACTTGGAGTGATTTCTTTTGATGATCATGATATGTTTCGTTTATGCCCAACCTCAATTACCTGCGTATCGCAACCTCTTACTGAAATTTCTGCAAAACTTATCGAAAGGATGATATTGCTACTAGACAGTAAAGAGGAAAACAAATCATTTAAAAAAGATGTACTAAAAGCAGAGCTAATTGTACGTGAATCATCATTAGCGAAAAAATGTATTGAAAATCAGATTGTATAG
- a CDS encoding MFS transporter: protein MKFFSKLQAKEPKSILNAAVIVAALGYFVDIYDLLLFGIVRTDSLKDLGITGDAIRNQGEYLISMQMFGMLFGGILWGILGDKKGRISVLFGSILIYSVANIANGMVHTIDAYAFWRLIAGIGLAGELGAGITLVAESLPKEKRGYGTMIVASVGVSGAVAAYIIYEVFQDWRLCYYAGGVLGILLLFLRISITESGIFKRVQEENEKTGDFLSLFTNRKRFFKYLNCILIGMPLWFLVGVLITFSPEFAKALNIQQAETIEAGKAIAFCYAGLVFGDIASGLLSQWLKSRKKVMYWFLAFNLLMVFVYLNVSAISTNVFYFLCLLMGVSVGYWVLFVTIAAEQFGTNIRATVTTTAPNFVRGSLPLIILIYSYFRDSIFEGDIIKSGMVVGSLLSVISLLALSQLKETFSVDLDYSEKA, encoded by the coding sequence ATGAAATTCTTTTCAAAGCTTCAAGCCAAAGAACCAAAGTCAATTTTAAATGCTGCTGTTATTGTAGCTGCTTTAGGTTATTTTGTAGATATATATGATCTTTTATTATTCGGAATTGTCCGAACGGACAGTCTAAAAGACTTAGGAATTACCGGCGATGCCATTCGAAATCAAGGTGAATATCTCATCAGTATGCAGATGTTCGGAATGTTGTTTGGAGGAATTCTGTGGGGAATTCTTGGAGATAAAAAAGGAAGAATTTCAGTTTTGTTTGGTTCGATTCTGATTTATTCTGTTGCGAATATTGCTAACGGAATGGTTCATACAATTGATGCATACGCTTTTTGGAGACTGATTGCCGGAATTGGTCTTGCAGGAGAATTAGGCGCCGGAATTACGCTTGTAGCAGAATCTTTGCCAAAGGAAAAACGCGGTTACGGAACTATGATTGTAGCTTCGGTTGGAGTTTCGGGAGCAGTTGCGGCTTATATAATTTATGAAGTTTTCCAAGACTGGCGTTTGTGTTATTATGCAGGAGGCGTTTTAGGAATCTTATTATTATTTTTGAGGATCAGCATTACAGAATCAGGAATTTTTAAAAGAGTTCAGGAAGAGAATGAAAAGACTGGTGATTTTTTGTCCTTGTTTACCAATAGAAAGCGATTTTTTAAGTACCTAAACTGTATTTTGATTGGAATGCCTTTATGGTTTTTGGTTGGCGTCTTGATTACCTTTTCACCAGAATTTGCAAAAGCATTAAATATACAGCAAGCCGAAACTATTGAAGCCGGGAAAGCTATTGCATTTTGTTACGCAGGATTGGTTTTTGGAGATATCGCCAGCGGACTTTTGAGTCAGTGGCTGAAAAGCAGAAAAAAAGTGATGTACTGGTTTTTGGCTTTCAACCTGTTAATGGTGTTTGTTTATTTGAATGTTTCGGCAATTTCTACAAATGTGTTTTATTTTCTTTGTCTTTTAATGGGAGTTTCTGTTGGGTATTGGGTACTTTTTGTAACCATCGCGGCAGAACAATTTGGAACCAATATTAGAGCAACTGTTACCACAACGGCACCAAATTTTGTGAGAGGTTCGCTTCCGCTGATCATTTTGATTTATTCGTATTTCAGAGATTCGATTTTTGAAGGCGATATTATCAAATCAGGAATGGTCGTGGGATCTTTATTATCTGTAATTTCATTGTTGGCATTGTCACAATTGAAAGAAACTTTCTCTGTCGATTTAGATTATTCTGAAAAAGCATAA
- a CDS encoding TonB-dependent receptor yields the protein MNEKQMRYTVKCQSIRTLGIKLFLFIALFFESLTVSAGNVDINKRVTLKVENESIKNIFHKIENQTDVHFMYESSQVNTNQKLSLRLNNVTLEQALDKICGVALRYEILSNNIVIKKNQKVASSDQNKITVSGTVFGGDDNMPLPGVGIKDKSSDAAATTDFDGTFKMEINASEATLIFSYVGYITQEVKVNGTQNINVKLTADVKQLQEVIVMGYGSVKKSEVLGAVGSVSMKESSSRTYNNAAELLQGTVAGVTVISDGGDPTASPTINIRGIGSLNAETPLIVLDGIIYSGSLNTINPNDIGSISVLKDAASAAIYGARASGGVILITSKKGISDRINVNVNYQGGFQNVAKKLDVLNAAEYADAMNTATDNAGLPRIPAFNTAFEPTARTTKTNWMDEIFHTGEIQDLSLSVNGKTEKSNFFLSGSYRKNEGILLNTFSERYTVRANSSFKLAPNFTLGENLSYSLTNGQSANTSSAYTGAILGAIFYPPNATIYKEDGSGQFGGVPTKYIGSYGDVINPVAYLKRLDNRNPVSTILINPYAEWEIIEGLKVKSNWGYTRIQDNATDFTVKITEPGKIFDFNRLTKKSLTISDLLSEQTISYEKSFGKHNLKALAGYTYQETKKDFYTVEGTGFDNEDPSQRYLLNAKLIQQTGAGMSDEIISSYVGRINYDFNQKYLLSGIVRRDGTSKLLSENRWKVYPSVSAGWLISEENFMKSINPIVSSLKLRASWGEIGNLGNLGPYQFSVPLTQTTALIGATPVINYGYSERELSNPNLKWESSEQTNIGLDFTMFNNTFLGSVDAYVKTNKDMLVRDQLPGVSGTPQGRIVNSGDVENKGIEVSLTYQKTRGEFKFDVTANAGFLSNRIVSIKDDLTSLEPLNLSRVRSLPLANIYQVGSPVGAFYGYQTDGLFQSTAEAKAYINAKGEVYQPNAVAGDIKFKDLNGDGVINNSDRHVLGSPFPKTTFSLNANFKYKGFDMNIFFSGAAGNSVFNAIKYTGLNGSFPGYNLLAESKNAWSPTNTNTDIPVLSATDNNNNFGRISNFYIEDASFLRLRNVSIGYTIKDSWLNGKAKLRFFLSGQNLFTITKYSGMDPEVGLTNFGLDLGKYPLSRIYMTGVNATF from the coding sequence ATGAATGAAAAACAAATGCGGTACACCGTAAAATGTCAAAGCATAAGGACACTAGGAATCAAGTTATTTCTGTTTATTGCTTTATTTTTTGAATCATTAACAGTAAGCGCCGGGAATGTTGACATTAACAAAAGAGTGACGTTAAAAGTTGAAAATGAAAGCATAAAAAATATTTTCCATAAAATTGAAAATCAAACTGATGTTCATTTCATGTATGAAAGCAGTCAAGTGAACACCAATCAGAAATTAAGCTTACGATTAAATAATGTAACACTTGAGCAAGCACTAGATAAAATTTGCGGTGTCGCGCTTCGATACGAGATTTTAAGCAACAACATCGTGATCAAGAAAAATCAGAAAGTTGCAAGTTCAGATCAGAATAAAATTACGGTTTCAGGAACTGTCTTTGGAGGAGATGACAATATGCCGTTGCCTGGTGTAGGAATTAAAGATAAAAGTTCTGATGCCGCTGCAACTACAGACTTTGACGGAACATTCAAAATGGAAATCAATGCGTCAGAAGCAACCCTTATTTTTTCATACGTGGGTTATATAACTCAGGAAGTAAAAGTCAACGGCACACAAAACATTAACGTAAAACTAACGGCTGATGTTAAGCAGCTTCAAGAAGTAATTGTAATGGGATATGGAAGTGTGAAAAAAAGTGAAGTTCTTGGAGCCGTTGGTAGCGTTTCTATGAAAGAAAGCTCAAGCAGAACTTATAATAACGCCGCCGAATTATTGCAAGGAACTGTAGCCGGTGTAACTGTAATAAGCGACGGAGGTGACCCAACTGCTTCTCCAACAATTAATATTCGTGGAATTGGTTCTTTGAATGCCGAAACACCATTGATTGTTTTGGACGGAATTATCTACAGCGGCTCTTTAAATACCATAAATCCAAATGATATTGGCTCGATCAGTGTTTTGAAAGATGCGGCTTCTGCAGCAATTTATGGAGCAAGAGCTTCGGGTGGTGTGATTTTAATTACATCCAAAAAAGGAATTTCTGATCGTATTAATGTCAATGTAAATTATCAAGGAGGTTTTCAAAATGTCGCAAAAAAATTAGATGTTTTAAATGCTGCAGAATATGCTGACGCCATGAATACAGCTACAGATAATGCCGGATTACCTAGAATTCCTGCTTTCAATACGGCTTTCGAACCAACAGCAAGAACAACTAAAACCAACTGGATGGATGAAATTTTCCATACCGGAGAAATTCAGGATTTATCTCTTTCTGTAAATGGAAAAACAGAAAAATCAAACTTCTTTCTTTCTGGAAGTTATAGAAAAAATGAAGGGATTTTGCTAAATACATTCTCAGAGCGTTATACTGTTAGAGCAAACTCTTCTTTTAAATTGGCTCCAAATTTTACGCTAGGAGAAAATTTATCGTACTCCTTGACAAATGGCCAGAGTGCTAATACGTCAAGTGCTTATACTGGAGCTATTTTGGGTGCTATTTTTTATCCGCCAAACGCTACTATTTATAAAGAAGATGGTTCAGGGCAATTTGGCGGTGTTCCTACAAAATATATTGGATCTTATGGAGATGTGATCAATCCAGTAGCGTATTTAAAAAGATTGGACAATAGAAATCCCGTTTCTACAATTTTGATCAATCCGTATGCAGAATGGGAAATTATCGAAGGCTTAAAAGTAAAATCAAACTGGGGATATACCAGAATACAAGATAATGCAACAGATTTTACGGTTAAAATCACAGAACCTGGAAAAATATTCGATTTCAATCGTCTGACTAAAAAATCTTTGACAATCAGCGATTTACTGAGCGAACAGACTATTTCTTATGAGAAATCATTCGGAAAACATAATCTGAAGGCTTTAGCTGGATACACGTACCAAGAAACTAAAAAAGACTTTTATACCGTTGAAGGAACCGGATTTGACAATGAAGATCCATCGCAACGTTATTTATTGAATGCAAAATTAATTCAGCAGACTGGTGCAGGAATGTCAGATGAGATTATTTCATCTTATGTTGGAAGAATCAATTACGACTTCAATCAAAAATATTTATTATCAGGAATTGTACGTCGTGACGGAACATCAAAACTTTTATCAGAAAACCGTTGGAAAGTTTATCCTTCTGTTTCTGCAGGTTGGTTGATTTCCGAAGAAAATTTCATGAAAAGCATCAATCCAATAGTAAGCAGTTTAAAACTACGTGCAAGCTGGGGAGAAATAGGAAACTTAGGAAATCTTGGACCATATCAGTTTAGTGTTCCTTTAACTCAAACTACAGCTTTAATTGGAGCTACACCTGTTATCAACTATGGTTATTCTGAGAGAGAACTTTCAAATCCGAATTTAAAATGGGAAAGTTCAGAACAAACAAACATTGGTTTGGATTTCACTATGTTCAACAACACATTTTTAGGTTCTGTTGATGCTTACGTAAAAACAAACAAAGATATGCTTGTCCGCGACCAATTGCCAGGTGTTTCTGGAACACCGCAAGGAAGAATCGTGAACTCTGGAGATGTTGAAAATAAAGGTATCGAGGTAAGTTTGACCTACCAAAAAACGCGTGGCGAATTTAAATTTGATGTAACAGCAAATGCTGGATTCTTAAGCAATAGAATTGTTTCAATTAAAGATGATTTGACTTCACTTGAGCCTTTGAATTTAAGCCGAGTTAGAAGTTTGCCATTGGCGAATATCTATCAGGTGGGAAGCCCGGTTGGTGCTTTCTACGGATATCAAACTGACGGATTGTTTCAAAGTACTGCCGAAGCAAAAGCTTATATAAATGCAAAAGGCGAAGTGTATCAACCAAATGCTGTTGCAGGAGATATCAAATTTAAAGACCTTAATGGTGATGGTGTAATCAATAATAGCGACAGACATGTATTAGGAAGTCCGTTTCCAAAAACGACATTCAGTTTAAATGCCAACTTTAAATACAAAGGATTTGACATGAATATCTTTTTTAGCGGAGCAGCCGGAAACAGTGTTTTCAATGCAATAAAATATACCGGCTTAAATGGTTCGTTCCCTGGATATAATCTATTGGCAGAATCAAAAAATGCATGGTCTCCAACAAATACAAATACTGATATTCCAGTACTTTCAGCAACTGACAATAACAATAACTTCGGAAGAATCTCGAATTTTTATATCGAAGATGCTTCTTTCTTAAGATTAAGAAACGTTTCTATTGGTTATACCATTAAAGATAGCTGGTTAAACGGAAAAGCAAAACTGAGATTTTTCCTTTCAGGACAAAACCTATTTACAATTACAAAATATTCAGGAATGGATCCAGAAGTTGGACTTACCAATTTTGGCCTTGACTTAGGTAAATATCCACTTTCTCGCATTTATATGACGGGTGTAAACGCAACATTTTAA
- a CDS encoding serine hydrolase, producing the protein MNKFLFLFGLLCFFSGCKSAKNSPITQILKSDNVAIKKVADQPEHYELQIIYTSVKRKNDGKVILKDYKYNVDASNYFYPASTVKLPIAVLALEKLNKMKDVDVNTTFVVNGAAEKSTFSDNLRKIFAVSSNEANNDFYEFMGRDYINKTLKDKGLKQVRINHRLSTPNSGASETKKITFYKNDGEEIIIPSVNDSKIIPLKLNKILKGKGYLEDDKLVNSPMDFSKKNYLPLETLHGVMKRIVFPDNFSSKERFDLSKENRELLLFDMQNLPRNAGYDPKEYYDGYCKFFMFGDTKEPIPSNIKIYNKVGDAYGTLVDCAYIVDEVHNVEFIISATLLVNEDQIFNDGIYEYEKIGLPFLAQLGRAFYDFNLKKSKKDGL; encoded by the coding sequence ATGAATAAATTCCTTTTTTTATTTGGTCTTCTATGTTTTTTTTCAGGTTGCAAATCAGCAAAAAATAGTCCAATCACTCAAATTCTGAAAAGTGATAATGTTGCCATTAAAAAAGTGGCAGATCAGCCGGAACATTACGAATTGCAGATTATTTATACTTCGGTAAAAAGAAAAAACGATGGAAAAGTTATTTTAAAAGATTACAAATACAACGTTGATGCTTCAAATTATTTTTATCCCGCAAGCACTGTAAAACTTCCGATTGCGGTCTTGGCTTTGGAAAAATTGAACAAGATGAAAGATGTTGATGTAAATACCACCTTTGTTGTAAACGGTGCTGCCGAAAAATCGACATTTTCAGACAATTTGCGTAAAATTTTTGCAGTGAGTTCAAACGAGGCAAACAATGATTTTTATGAATTTATGGGGCGCGATTATATCAATAAAACATTAAAAGATAAAGGATTAAAACAAGTTCGGATAAATCATCGTTTATCAACTCCAAATTCAGGAGCATCAGAAACAAAGAAAATAACGTTTTACAAAAATGATGGCGAGGAAATAATCATTCCAAGTGTTAACGATAGCAAAATTATTCCGTTGAAATTAAATAAAATTTTAAAAGGGAAGGGCTATCTAGAAGACGATAAACTGGTTAATTCTCCAATGGATTTTAGCAAAAAAAATTACCTTCCGTTAGAAACATTGCACGGAGTTATGAAAAGAATTGTTTTCCCCGATAATTTTTCAAGCAAAGAACGTTTTGATTTGTCAAAAGAGAACAGAGAACTTCTTTTGTTTGATATGCAGAATTTGCCTAGAAATGCGGGATATGATCCAAAGGAATATTACGACGGATATTGCAAGTTTTTTATGTTTGGCGATACAAAAGAACCAATTCCTAGCAACATAAAAATATACAATAAAGTTGGAGATGCTTATGGCACATTAGTCGATTGCGCCTACATTGTAGATGAAGTTCATAATGTTGAATTCATTATCAGTGCTACTTTATTGGTCAACGAAGACCAAATTTTCAATGATGGGATTTATGAATACGAGAAAATAGGATTGCCTTTTCTAGCACAACTCGGACGAGCTTTTTATGATTTTAATTTAAAGAAAAGCAAAAAAGATGGGTTGTAA